Sequence from the Erythrolamprus reginae isolate rEryReg1 chromosome Z, rEryReg1.hap1, whole genome shotgun sequence genome:
taatattagatttgttattgtatattgttttatcactgttttgagctgccccgagtctttggagaggggtggcaaagaaatctaataaataataataaataattataattataataaatgtGGAACAGATAAAATTGCATTTGTGCACtgaaggttaggtttaggttaggttaggtttattggatttatatgccgcccctctccgcaaactcggggcggctcacaacaataataaaaaacagtacagtacacaataccaaatccaatgcccacccatccagattccaattgaaattaataatctcataaaaaacagtatatataaaaacaggcacacagtcaatcaatcaacaaaacaacatgggcaagggggaggtgttttagttcccccatgcctgacggcaaaggtgggtcttaaggagtttacgaaaggcagggagggtgggggcaatcctaatctcaggggggagctggttccagagggtcggggcccccacagagaaggctcttcccctgggtcccgccagacgacattgtttagtcgacgggacccggagaaggccaactctgtgggacctaaccggtcgctgggattcgtgcggcaggaggcggtcccgaagatattctggtccggtgccatgaagggctttataggtcataaccaacactttgaattgtgaccggaaactgatcggcagccaatgcagactgcggagtgttggagtgatatgggcatacttggagaagcccataattgctctcgcagctgcattctgcacgatctgaagtttccgaacacttttcaaaggtagccccatgtagagagcgttacagtagtcgagcctcgaggtgatgagggcatgagtgactgtgagcaatgactcccagggTGTATGTTTGAATGAAGTCTGCATATACATAGGATGGAAAAACAAGAATCCaactaaatatactgtatattgtgtgTATATTCTCGTATTTATGCAGTAGTCAGTCTTGCTGCATTTATTTTTGTCTACAGtaaatacattgttttattattgttgtgagccgccccgagtctaaataataataataataataataataataataataataataataataattataattataataataacaacaacaacaataaataatattgatGAGAAACACATCTTCATTCAAATTTCCCAAAAAGGACAGGGGCTAAAGGATTATCCTCTCATCTCAGTTACTACAATCAGAGGACCTCTTGCTTGTTAAGGGACATAATAACATAATGTTGCTTACATGTCATTCTCAGGCACACTAGAGTCATTTTGGGAACTTCCAAAAGTGTGGAAGGAGGACATTCCTTCTTATCCCAGAATAAACCTTGCCACATGGAGTCTCTGGAATACCTTAATGACGAGTCTGGGAATTATATAGCCAATGACTGCTTCTGCCCCTGCTCCTCATTCAATCATTGTGTCCATTGTTTGACAAAGAAAATATCTACCTGTTTCCTGTGCCCCTCCCCCATGGTAATTTCAGCCACTTGATAATCTGCACTACAAAACAGGTTGATGTACCCATgggaaaaaaagatacattccTAAAAGAGATATTGTTGCCAAAAAGAACATCCTGTCACAACACAATTGATGTCAGCACAATTTTCGGCTGAGTCAAGTTTGGGAGGAAAGAACACTGAAGCAGCAGCCTGGATATGAATTAAGGCTGAAACCGTTCCACTAAATAAAATACCTTTAAACATGTACAAAAAGTAAAGCCTTTTTAGTTTTCTGGAGTCTAGGTTTGGTTAACAATGAAGTATCATTACAGATTTGCCTAAGTGAATTGGTATAGATTTGCTACTTCTGTTCACTGGATTTTGTGGAGCACCAAGAGAGATGGCATAGTAAGATAGGCAGCCTGGCTCCTCCCAGGAATAAGCCCTGTATGTTTGACTTGAtgatgtggcttgctggtcatgttcTATGTTGGCAGAGGCATCAGGGACATGCTGACACAGTGAGAGAAAATGCCACAGAAAGAGGAAGCCAAGGAGAAAGAGGCTGGCACACAAAAAATTGGTATCCGTAGACTTGCCACATCATAAAACAAATAGCATACAGAGCAGTACCTTTAAGTCCTAGTTTGGTACCTGTTCTCTCATTTTTGGGTTGTATATATGTACATCATTCAAAAGTCAAATCTAAGGTGTGACATAAATGTCTGTACTGAACAATCAGTCTTGACACAATATTGTAAGTGCTAAGAGTTGAATTTTAATGTTGACTTACGTTGTCAAGGTCAGGATACTGCATACAAGAAAAAAGCAGACTTGGGACTTGAGaactgagaaaataaatgaaaccCAAAGCAATGTTAAGCTTATcactgaataaaaaaataaatcctagCATTGAGTTAAATGAAGTGACAATTtgctgtctgtctatatctaaaACCGCTTCACTCCATTCAACTAtccttcccagcatcctccatCTAGGGAAATAAACTTATAAAATTACCTATAGACAGTAATAACTCCAGAAGAAACACAAAAGACATTAAGTCTACAATGTGTATCAAAAGTCTACAAAGTACTCTGAAGCTAATTGACTTGATTTGTCACCTCAAAGCTGTTTACAATTGCAAATATACTTCAACAGGGTGATTTGATCCTAACTGTTTCAATGCTTTGTATAACTCTATTTACCAGACATAGGCAGGAAGGGAGTAGGAGACAGTGAATGATAATAAATACTTTGTCTTACCACTTCTCATTTTGAGATTTGTAGGTAGCCCTTTGAACTGTTAAGCAGTATATCTGTGGACATGGAGATGGTTTACAATCCCAATCTGAAAGGCCAGATTCTAGCACAACAGGGGCACTGGAAGTCCATTGTTATAAAAGCAATAGGTGTTATTCTGTGATTCTACTCAGAGTTTTCAATCTGTTTTGGTGGTACCTGTCTTCAAAGCAGGTGGGGGCTTCATAGCACAGAACTCTCAAGTGGCTTATTTCAGCAGCCACAGCTTCTTGTTCCCTTAACTGAATGCCACAATAGTGTAGGGGTTCCTTCACAGTATCTTTGTAGAGCTTGTATGGATGATCTTGAGGTCTCTTCCCATACAACATGGCACCATAGAGCAAGGTGAATGGCCATTTGGATGATGTATCCAACTACCTATATCTGGGCTCTGAAAATAAGGACTCCATGCTGATAAGACTGATCCAGATTGGAGACAGAATCTTAGCAACAAATGCCAAAGActctatctgtgtgtgtgtgagagagaggggggggggggcgactggGGGGAGGGAGATTCATGAACAAATGTTTCCCAGGCTCTTATCTTGGCACTGATGGAATTCAAGAAATGATTGGAGGACTTTTCTCTTTCATAAGCATAAGAACCTCATCTTAATAGTGCCCAATGCCTCCGGCTTTTTAACACTGCCTTACAGAAGTTCTGCAGTTTTCTAGTTGCTTCCTGGGATGCAATAATATCACGCTTTCTGTCTAGAAATTCTGAAAATTTAGTATTTGCCACAAAGAAGCCTATCATCTGCTTGCTTAAGACCAGGACCTCTCCTTTAGAGTGTCTCCCTTTTTGGAGCAGCAGGGGCTCATCACTATATGAAGTGCTCAGATATATCTTATGGTGTGAAATTAAAGATACccatggcaaaaaaagagaaCAGAATCCAAGTGATAAAACAGCCATTGCTTTGGAATATTTCTATacactacaccagtgatggtggtaccttttttttccttgggtgccaaaagagcatacacacatacatgcgcaagtgcccacacccttaattcaatgcctgaggagggtgaaaacagcctctcctGCCCCTCCTGCCACCaaaggccagaaatgacctgttttccaacttctgttaggctcagtaggcttgtgtttggccctccccaggctccaaaggcttccctggaactggggaagggtaaaaacaccctcccacatcctccggaggctctctggaagccaaaagcgccctctcagagtctctgtgcaagccaaaaatcagttggctggcacacacatgcaagttggagctgagctagggtaatggcttgcgtgccagcagatatggctccacacgccacctgtggcacccatgacataggttcgccatcactgcactacacCCACTTGTTCTTGCAGATTTTTCATCTTTGTAATTTCTCTCCTTTAGGATCAAAGCACACAACTGGCCAAAACAGGGACTCTATCACGGCAATCAAGGCAATCAATCAAGTCCTCTGCTGGGCTGTCACCTGGAACCCTTGGGTGAGAATGGATCAGCTATTAGCAGGAGCAAGCAAAGAAACCCCCATTGAGTTAAGGCTGCTAAGGCCATCTATACTACTTGTCCAGGATAATCATCTAATCAATGGatagtttattgttgacaatttattttatttattgatcagATTTGTATAACAGCCCTTCTCACTAAAAGTGGCTCTGGGCAGTACATAGCAAGTGGATAAAACAACAAATATAGAAatgttaaaaaatatattataaaaacaaatataccgctaaaaaaaattaagggaacacttaaacaacagaatataactccaagtaaatcaaacttctgtgaaatcaaactgtccacttaggaagcaacactgattgacaatcaatttcattttgttgtcagcacattccaatttgtacagaacaaagtattcaatgagagtatttcattcattcggttctaggatgtgttatttgagtgttccatttattttttttgagaagtatatatAAAATCTACACCAAGAAGATAAGAATAGAACCTCAGCAACAGGGGCATCTcaccagtgaagggttaccaaattttttactaccacactgtgggcgtggcttatgcaggacaccctgcattttctttcaacaaattgggtgctctggggtggagctttatttttgctaccccactgcgttcacctccatccgggcagcagcccacccctgcatctaaacctgttttatttgaaaaaaaaatattgtatctaATTTAAAGGTAAAGCAGGGAACTTTGAAGTAAGCAGCCCTGCAGCGGATTCCAGCAACATCTGCAAGCAGAGGTGAAGCTAAACAAGATGCGGATCAGAAGGGGCGGGGCTTGTATCACACTGCTACATCAAGTCAATTTTCAATCCTTGCCTGAAGATATCTGTTGCAGATAAACATCTTGACATCCTTCTTTATGATGGGTAGCCTAAGAGCCGGGGTGAtgcggtggttagagtgcagcactgcaggctacttcagctaactgctagctgtaattcagcagttcaaatctcaccactggctcaaggttgactcagccttccatccttccgaggtgggtaaaatgaggacccagattgttgggggcaataggctgattctctaaactgcttagggagggctgtaaaagcactatgaagcagtatgtaagtctaaatgttattgctatatgctattgctattctgctCCATAATTATCCTTCCAAATTAGTACATAAATGAGAACAATAGAACTGTAATATAAAGGTATGCCTTATCAACACAATGAACAACTATATTGTGGGTCAGTTAAGAGTATTAAAAGACTGGGCTGCATTGGTGTCTTTAGCAGTTCAAAGGATGTTTTGAATATAATATATtacagtatataatatatatataatatatataatatattttatacatatctatatatgtatatgtatgtgtgtgtgtgtgtgtgtgtgtgtatatatatatatatatatatatatatatatatgttttcatagattttatatctatatctatctatcttgtacaatattgttttatcgcttgttgtgagccgccccgagtcttcggagaggggcggcatacaaatctaataaattattattatctatctatctatctatctatctatctatctatctatctatctatctatctatctatctatctatgtctgtctatctatatctatatctatatctaatatatatctatatctatatctatatctatatctatatctatatctatctatctatatctatatctatatctatctatctctctatatatatgctaaggtcttggcatatttgggtttcttcctgtgtaggattcatacctgtacccgtgaaaatctacggaaaaaatctacgaaaacaaatatgtgGAAACAGATTTGATAATAAAATTATCTACAGGACATCACTTGAATCTTCGCTAGtcatagcgctattttggccttgttctggcctcatcagctagccatatccttactggcATTTGATCctgcctctaggccaccagatctgatcccttcagctttgtaccagggaagggctacatgttttttctgttgaGTCACCCTGATATAatcgtcacagctccttttttgcctctaggcccaacccagggccatttcaaggcagttaatttattcatagccaacaaactatgttctgtatgtatcacatgtttttgctgaatttttataaTTAAGGGAGAtgaggatagcgctatttcagccatgtatatatatataatatttatgtttttctgtcaagtcacctggCAAATCCAAATTTATCAGTTCTTTACACAtttgaaaatactgtatatatttaatatgtatatacttaatatatatggaatatattatatattacattatattgatATAATTTAATCCATTTATAATTCAGATTAATCACTTAAATTAGTTTGACAATTCATTAcatactattttaaaaataattgaaattatGTTTAATAGGCATCCACAGACCAAATGAtactttgcatttaaaaaaagggTTGGGCTATTCAGAAGTAGAATAACGTTCTTTAAGATGTTGCTTGTCCAAAATGATACAGTTAGAAATACTggtgatcatagttccctctaagctgagcagtgagcaatcgctcacttaaaaatcatcatcaactcagagttttccaaacctgcccagaagccgagagggaaagagtgagagggaaggagagagagaggaagagaggaagagagagaaacagatagaaaaaagagaggaaggaaaagagaaagaaaaagaatgggagcaaggaagagagaaagacaatcaaaatctagtttgaaactagctcaactatttaagtggcattttgatattgatagagttgccctattatgagctcactgttatagacacacagtacagtattttattttgaaattctctgaggcaaaacagggtgggttttttatttatttgtttgtttgtttatttatttatttatttattatttctgtgccgcccagtcccgaaaggactgccgctcagacactatacttttccgcccacccccaaaaaaaattagagggaacactgctggtgaTATATTCTCTCTTATCAGATCCTTCCTTAGTAGTTAGAATCTTAGGCATTGGGATGGATGAGTATGATATTCTTCTATTATTTATTCAAGGGACCAGTTATTTGCACAGAATTAAAACTTCCACGGAAACATCGGTTAAGTGTGGAATGGGGGACTCTGGCCTGTGGAAACAGATTTGATAATAAAATGATGTACAGGACATCACCTGAATATTCGCTAGTCATTCTGATCGTGGAATAAATTGATGTGGTTGGCTGTGGGTATTAAATGACTCATTCAAAATGCAATAATTTCTCACATTTCTGGGTTCAGGCAGACAAGGTGGTGTTTTTTTGTTTGAAATCCGGATATGACCTTTTTTGGTTAATTTTTTTAGAAGGAGCCAGAAGGTCTTAGAACCAATTCCACCACCGCTCATCCCTGAAGGCCAACTCTCATCAGCTTCATCTTTGTCATCCATAAGGTAATTTTAGGAAACTTTCCTCCCTCACACTTCTTCCCAGCACGCTTCATTCCAGTTGAGATGTAATGAACAACCTCGTGGGAAAAGTAAATACTATTACAAGTGATTAAACATAATTGGAAAGCAAGATCTCATGATTCCAGGAACATTAAGACAAATTGTGTAGTGTCAAACATCTTTTTTCACACTAAAATTATAAAGAATTGTTCTAAGGCATGTGATAAGATTTGCACAACACATGACAACCATTgtaatttcattattttggatTTCCCCCCAAATTCCCTATTATGGTGTTAGAAAACAATCATTGCATAGCACTTTAAACTGTACCTGTATTGCAATTTAAGAGGTGCTCTACAAAAACTATTACCTCTTTTTTTCCTGTCTGCCCTTAACAGACAAATCTATTTATTTCGGTTGTACACGTTGTCCTTAAATGCTTCCTTTTATGTAACAAATAGcctaaagggaaaaaaacagtatCTCCAAGCAAGAATATGAGACAATGTGCTAGCTCGGACTGTTTGTGTTTTTCTATGTACAGAGGTGGACAAAATGTGTCCCTCTAGATGTTGTTGGGTTCCAGTTCTCATCGGCTGTGATAGCAGTGATGTGATCCAGTGATGATGCATTACGGGAACTGAAGCTATCCCGTTCCAGGagtctattattattttaacacAGGGGGCATGActatttcccttccttttcaacaAATGTTCCTCTGAAACCTGTGCTTGTTTAAATGCCACAGTAACATCCCAGAAGCTTTGAATAGCACAAGCATGAAGGTGCCTTCTGAACCagatccaccaccaccaccgccaccaccaccGGAAGCCGAtgatcttcttctccctcctcaaaCAGATTTTTTGCCACCTCCTCCTGATCAAGCAGAAGACGTTCTTCCTCTGCCTTACCCTGAGACAGGTAAAAGCTTTTTAAAGCACTAGGGAAATAAATCAAAGCATCTCAAGCCCTATACAACCCATTAATAAATGTCAGCTAGGAAGCGTGGGAACAGTATCCAGTGATCTTGGGGATGGAATGGCTTAGCATATATAGTGCCTGAGTTCATAAATTACACCGTGCTAGAAGTTTGTCACATTAAGTCAATCAATTTGCTTGATTGACTTATGTGACCCAATCAATTAGGTCTTATTTAACAAACCATGACTTGGTATAAGGGCTGAATTACAGAACACCAAGCAGATGAGACAGTTGACTCTCCTGTTTCACCCTCTTTGTTTGCAGATCCTGATTTTTCAGCTTTTCCTCTACCACCATCCCTGGACAATCCCAATAGTGGCCCGCTGCAGCCTCCTCTTCTGCCACCTCCACCCCCGCCAGAGAAACAGTCATGGGCCCCAGACACCTATCTGGAGAAAGGTACTTTAGTAAATATTGTACTGTATATGGGAATTGCTGAAAACTGTCTTAACTCTGTGTGATTTCTGCCTCCTAACCAGGGGCGGGTGGCTTGCTGTCAGGTCTGCTtcgctcagaatttaggaaagtaaaactcagagtcctttttgaaCTTCGAAGGTCacttttactaaatcagaagtgaatgcaatgaaagaaaagcaaagtcttaGGAAAAGGGGCATGAGAGATGCCTATTACAGTTCATCCAATCCATAATGTCCGTAAGCGTCAGGTGGGTGGATCTTTGTGGCTGTTAACCTTGGCTTGGTGATAAGCAGACCTGCTCTGCGCATCTGTGCCAGCCTGCAGCTGCCCCCCACTTCTTCACCCTTTCTCATGCGAAATCAAAACTTCCCTGGGCTCCTCCCTTGCAAGCCTCCCCCCAAAATCCTGAATGCCTCCCCCCATTCCTGTTTCTTTATGACAGCCGAAGTGCAGTTGAAGATAGGAAGAGAAATGGAGCCAGGCTGACATTTACTTTTTCCTATCGGCACGTTCCATGCAGATCGTGACATTTCACAGgacgattttccttctgtgcatgctcagagttGGACAAAGACAGACAAAGAGGCGGTGCGCCAGAATTTTGCAATCAGCGGGGTGCTAATGGAGCACCGCATCAGACCGCACCAGTAGGATCCTGCCACTGCTCCAAATCCTAAATGTTGAAATGTCAAGGCACCAAAAACATTAGGAGGCATTCTTGTTGCCTTCTACTCCTAGCCAGTAATGGTTCATAATGGTTCATTATACACAGGACAAAATCAAATCCACACATTAAAGGAAAACATCTCAGCTCAGCTGAGAATGAAGTGATACTTTTCCCAAAACTCTTTATTAACTATAGTAAATCTTTGGGAAGAGATAGGTAGGATTATCTTCCATTTTAATCATTTCCATCCAGCCTTTTTTAATAGCAGCCAATCTATGCACCTCTATCTCATTTACTTCAGTGATTTTGGCTATAGCAATGAGTGGCATAAAATataaacctatctatctatctatctatctatctatctatctatctatctatctatcatcatccatttatttatttattcaattttttaaatgctgccctgattcttagactcagggtggcttacaacatgttagcaatagcactatttTTTAAcagacagcctattgcccccacaatccgggtcctcattttacccacctcggaaggcttgaaggccgagtcaaccttgaagccagggatgagatttgaaccgctgacttgcagatctagcagtcagctttagtagcttgcagtactgcactctacccactgcgccacctcgactTGATTGTATCCCCCCGCTCATCTTACCTTTTATCTCTTTAGCATCCCTGGGTTATCTAAAAGGCTAGTTGAGCTTTTATTTGTTCCATTGATTCTGTCTCTATTTCTCCTTGTCTTGTTTTCAGTGGTGACTCTTTACCCTTATGTTCAGAAGAAGGAGGATGAACTCTCATTTACAGAAGGGGTCATTATTTACGTGACACGGAAACACTCAAGTGGCTGGTGCGAGGGTGTGACAAGTGATGCAGAGGGATTGTTCCCAGGGAACTACGCCGAACCTTTGCAATGAATGCGGcagaatgaaagaggaaaaagacagGATCCTAACACAAGTTTTATGGAGAGCATGGAGTAGTCCCACAGCGAGACAGGttgcaaataaatttaagaaaTTTATGTATGTCCTACTTTAAGTTGCCTGGAAATCAGCATTTCCTTGACTTAAGCTAGGCTAAAATCAAACTAGCGAAAGATAGGTGTCGAGAGTATTTAGGAAATGTCCCTAAATCCACTGCAATAAGGATTTATGGTTCCTCTTCTGTAGAGCTTCACAAAGTCTAAAATCTTGCTCAGCAGTTAATAAAGACCCCATCAGGGCTCAGTTTTATACTTACAAAAATAGTGATTGCTTAGAATTCTTTGGTCCCGTTTGCCCATGTTTGATGCGTGTGATGAATAAATATATGAACCCAGCAACAAACTTTCCACTGTCTTATAGAAAATAAACATGCTGTAAAATAGCCTTGAAGGTTTTGTGTGGTTTTTCAATATGCCAGCAGGTGGTGCTGTTCTGTAGTTTAACTCCATAGCAGGGACTGCCCCTCACTGTCCATTCCTTAAATCTTATTTGCATCTCAAAATTATATCACCCATTTCAACAGCAAACAAACGACAGAGAGTGTTTTCTGAGGGCCGACAGAGAGTGTTTTCTGAGGGCCAACAGAGAGTGTTTTCTGAGGGCCAACAGAGTTTTCTGAGGGCCGACAGAGagagtttttttctctccctggtccagcgatggtgaaccttttttttcctcaggtgccaaaagagcatgggcatgcgctatcacacatgcatgagtgcccacacccataattcaatgcctggggagagcgaaaacagcttcccttgcctgcTGGAGGtcctctgaaggccggaaatagcctgtttcccaacttctggtggccccagtaggcttgtgtttcaccctccccaggctccaaaggcttccctggagccaggggagggtaacaatgccctcccccatccccccagaggtgctctggaagccaaaaacaccctcccagagcctttgtgtgagccaaaaatcagctagcaggcactctgtggcacccatgccataagttcgccatcactgccctagtctaAACCCAGCTTTGAGAAGTCACAGTATGAATATTGTATCCCATTTTAATTGCACTCCACATGCCTCCCGGTTTGCCAAGATAGGTGGTTATGTGCCCCCTGAAATCTCCAATGTAGAACCACCTCTTAATTCCCTTCATTTTGCCATGAGAGGAGATCACATCAAGGCGAAACTGAGAGGAACCACCACCTGCCATTCTCAGATCAAAGGAGAGAATAAGACTAATTTATGAGGAAAAACAGCAGCTCACTGGTAGGTCTttagatgaaagagaaaaaaagccttCCCCATCATAGAGATTTCACGCATTGAAACACGGGAATCATAAAATAGATATTTGAATATACTTTATAAGCAATTTGTTTCAGCTGAGTATACAAAAGATAACTTAACATTTAATATTTTGCTAGCTATTTTTTGCACaatgtatctgtgtgtgtgtgtgtgtgtgtttgtgaaagCTATAAAAGAGTTGCCATGGCTTTAAATTCCAAAAGTAACAAGCAGAAAGGAGTACAACACAAAAGAATATGGGATATTTGCAGACAATACAGACCAAAAGAGGATAAACATTTCAAAAGAAGATATGAACAGACATTCTGCTGGTTTTGGTTATGGAATCCAAGATGGCAAGAACATTTCAAGCCAAGGAGAAGTCCATGCTGGAGTTTTGGGGTACAATACCTTGGGAGAGAAAAGCCAAATGCTCAATTTTAACTAATGAAAATTATTCTGGCAGCAATACATGTGTACTCGCCATAACAAATTCAGTGGAAACCTGTCACAATGTTGCACAGGAAAAAAAGGCATAATCTAGGTGTCTTATGGTTGTGTCAACTATTGAAATTTAGTGCATAACTATGATATGTCTGTTGTGGCAGtgttatgactgtaatttgtctGCATGAACATCTTCCACTGACTTCTTTTTCTAATCTTGATCCCATACCTCTGTAATGTCACTAATGTCATATTGATTGTATTCCTTTTCCTGAGCAAAACATGAAATATAGAATTTAGCATAGTTAGCATATTCAGTCTTACAAAGCTCCCTTTTTAGGAAGCCGTGATGCAGCCAGCACCATCATTCAGCCTGGACATCTTGTTAGCAAGCTGGGAAGTGTGTGAATTATTTTCTCCAGAAGACCATTTCTCTTTATCCCTCTGCCTCCAATTTATCGGGGAGTATATGCAGTATTATTTGAAtagaacagagagaaaaaaaagtccAAAGTTAGATCTGAAATAACAGGATAATTATGGATGAATGTGAAATACAGAAATATAGTAGCAGATTTATTTTCCTGTAGTTTCCTGTAGTCTACTGCTTTTTACCTTTGCGGTTATCCAGCTACTGCTGAATTATACCTGCAAACAAGCCCAACTAACAAGCCCATTATAAAGAGATGTAGCATAGCAACATCTGAAGGACCATGCTGTACATTGATGTTATACATGCTGTATCTTCAGCAACAGTTGTTTTTAACATGTTCCCTAcaccaggggttggcaaccttggcaactttacaattTGTGGACCACCTCcctgaattcctcagccagatccTTATTATACACATCTAAAATATTTTGGTTCCATCAAATAGGCAGCACTACATGCTTCATTTAAGCAGCAGTTTCTTTTGGAGGAACTGAATCCTTGAGGCTCTTCTAGATCATAGTTAcccaacctagaaacatagaaacatagaagtctgacggcagaaaaagaccccatggtccatctagtctgcccttatactattttctgtattttat
This genomic interval carries:
- the ABI3 gene encoding ABI gene family member 3 → MSELEQLMQDFIPSARHILQENYSNLLKVADYCDSNYEQAQDKRKALEETMAFTVQSLASVTYQINNLAKNILKMFDLQTTDLQQVEANVCSIEQVIEMHNEKVSRRAIGMLTVCKTFPPYQKIIYPKNIEPLQPYYRKPLDFSTLDDIGHGIKDQSTQLAKTGTLSRQSRQSIKSSAGLSPGTLGRSQKVLEPIPPPLIPEGQLSSASSLSSISNIPEALNSTSMKVPSEPDPPPPPPPPPEADDLLLPPQTDFLPPPPDQAEDVLPLPYPETDPDFSAFPLPPSLDNPNSGPLQPPLLPPPPPPEKQSWAPDTYLEKVVTLYPYVQKKEDELSFTEGVIIYVTRKHSSGWCEGVTSDAEGLFPGNYAEPLQ